One Bombus fervidus isolate BK054 chromosome 5, iyBomFerv1, whole genome shotgun sequence DNA window includes the following coding sequences:
- the LOC139987316 gene encoding uncharacterized protein isoform X4, producing the protein MEASNNQQQKKEPRVHRPYAFDKMEGLVREMQDPENGVPVRSQKQFLTSIPSAFMGYDLIEWLIERLSIEESVEAVHIANQLCQYGYFFPVNDSKTLTVRDDSSLYRFQTPCYWPWQHRIPDNVEYAIYLAKRTLRNKQRHALEDYEIEALNSLRRNLQNKWDIIQLQAEEQVRLAKERKKGDKIVSDSQERAFWRVYRPPPGCLSSLEVAPVPTRFRPGLSRPPSRKRTLTDLQREVALLKNSLTRTRIKVSAAIENLKSYFETYVEYDPMFIQPQPSNPWITDDQTFWQLNSPVVDLPTEKRVKRWALSMEELMSDPTGLQEFTNYLRKEYSHENIRFWLAVKDLRHSFQAQISDKVNEIFKEFLAPGAPCEINIDGKTMEKVHQEMKNPNRFIFDSAAEHVYTLLLKKDCYPRFIRSDQYRNTLAAGVQPLQKKWFFSFGGQTKKKISSTSTSISTSTPTPTTSTLQHHAAGSAASGSKRRGSDRSLSGSAHELAVCGVRDTTSMPRVPHSHSQSNLTDIPYRGDLARLVKISTRPIPHSVQDAGTSEAVVRPMDDVCPWDVVPGPSIEHAIDTTLSHHPISSGVTSSVESQAEGSNLIAQSQSIEVTRASRKNSSQLDSCSSSSDVSLVVAEVSEHLRKSCTLQHSSSTAGMTTTERIGITTRNYSIGSTSGRTKLSEIGRPSVLSCNYPSPQHSFEYFHMTTDRSDVSTTGKCITEESQTSTTLKSVEEELTTKTLTKAPLISISAIVGDLPSDNSTVEVEEKTNGDHAPVIKEEIEIEEGRQKLEPDEGDAMAAVIAEESLAISALVKTETVESLEEAQVVPVWEPDTRQDDQLAPVTQPAPQQKRDNNVNEVCPWEDEENCRVDAPYVKTYATLGYL; encoded by the exons ATGGAGGCCTCTAATAATCAACAACAGAAGAAGGAGCCACGCGTTCACAGGCCTTACGCCTTCGACAAG atgGAGGGGCTGGTGCGGGAGATGCAAGACCCTGAGAACGGGGTACCCGTGCGCAGCCAAAAACAATTTCTCACCTCAATTCCCTCAGCTTTCATGG GTTACGATCTCATCGAGTGGCTGATAGAGCGGCTTTCTATCGAGGAATCAG TAGAGGCGGTCCATATTGCCAATCAGCTCTGCCAGTATGGCTACTTCTTCCCGGTGAATGACTCCAAGACACTCACCGTAAGGGATGATAGTTCTCTGTATAGATTTCAG acACCATGCTATTGGCCATGGCAACATAGAATCCCCGATAATGTGGAATATGCTATTTATCTGGCTAAAAGAACTCTAAGAAACAAGCAGCGACATGCCCTTGAAGATTATGAAAtt GAAGCTTTGAACAGCCTACGTAGGAATTTGCAAAACAAATGGGATATTATACAACTACAAGCCGAAGAACAG GTCCGCTTAGCGAAGGAGCGAAAAAAGGGGGATAAAATAGTAAGCGATTCTCAAGAACGAGCATTTTGGAGAGTTTACAGGCCACCACCCGGTTGTCTAAGTAGTCTTGAAGTAGCACCCGTACCTACACGTTTTCGTCCTGGACTTTCACGTCCTCCATCACGTAAACGCACTTTAACCGATCTGCAACGCGAG GTGGCCCTTTTGAAGAACAGTTTAACGCGTACAAGGATAAAGGTTTCGGCTGCgatcgaaaatttaaaatcataCTTTGAAACGTACGTGGAATACGATCCGATGTTTATACAGCCACAACCTTCAAACCCATGGATCACCGACGATCAAACATTTTGGCAGCTAAACAGTCCTGT GGTGGATCTTCCTACGGAAAAACGCGTCAAGCGCTGGGCATTATCGATGGAAGAGTTAATGTCTGACCCAACTG GTTTGCAAGAGTTCACAAATTATTTGAGGAAAGAATATAGTCATGAAAATATACGATTTTGGTTAGCAGTTAAAGATTTGAGACATAGTTTCCAAGCACAAATATCCGACAAAGTCAACGAAATCTTCAA AGAATTCCTGGCACCCGGAGCACCTTGCGAAATAAACATAGATGGAAAGACAATGGAAAAAGTACAtcaagaaatgaaaaatccaAATCGATTTATATTTGATTCCGCCGCTGAACATGTGTATACGCTGCTTCTGAAAAAGGATTGCTATCCTAGATTTATTCGTTCGGATCAATATCGAAATACATTAGCTGCCGGTGTGCAACCTTTGCAAAAAAAATG GTTTTTTAGCTTTGGTGGacaaacaaagaagaaaatttcttcgaCTTCGACTTCGATTTCGACTTCAACTCCGACTCCAACGACCAGCACTTTGCAGCACCATGCTGCAGGTAGTGCAGCAAGCGGCAGTAAACGAAGGGGAAGCGATCGGAGTCTATCTGGATCTGCTCACGAGTTAGCCGTCTGTGGTGTTCGAGATACAACTTCGATGCCTAGAGTGCCACATTCTCACAGTCAGTCGAATCTCACCGATATTCCATATAG GGGAGATCTGGCTCGACTCGTAAAGATTTCAACAAGGCCTATCCCGCATAGCGTTCA GGATGCTGGCACATCGGAAGCGGTAGTTCGCCCTATGGACGACGTTTGCCCGTGGGACGTGGTTCCAGGACCGAGTATAGAGCACGCCATAGATACCACACTATCGCACCATCCAATATCATCTGGAGTAACGTCGTCGGTTGAAAGTCAAGCGGAAGGCAGTAATTTGATCGCGCAGTCACAGTCTATCGAGGTTACACGCGCATCTCGGAAAAATTCATCGCAATTAGATTCCTGTAGTTCCTCGTCTGATGTCAGTTTAGTGGTAGCGGAGGTCTCCGAACATCTTCGAAAGTCTTGTACTTTGCAACACAGTAGTAGCACag CCGGCATGACGACTACCGAACGAATCGGCATAACAACGCGAAATTATTCCATCGGCTCGACTAGCGGAAGAACGAAGCTGTCAGAGATCGGTCGGCCGTCAGTTTTGTCTTGTAATTATCCGTCTCCACAACATTCGTTCGAGTATTTTCATATGACAACTGACAGATCGGATGTGTCTACGACAGGGAAGTGTATTACCGAAGAGTCTCAAACTAGTACGACGTTAAAATCTGTCGAGGAGGAACTGACGACGAAAACTTTAACCAAGGCTCCCTTAATAAGCATTAGCGCGATCGTGGGGGATCTACCGAGCGACAATTCTACGGTCGAAGTCGAGGAAAAAACGAATGGCGATCATGCGCCGGTAATAAAGGAAGAGATAGAAATTGAGGAAGGAAGGCAAAAGCTGGAGCCTGACGAAGGTGATGCAATGGCGGCAGTTATAGCCGAAGAAAGTTTGGCAATTTCCGCTCTAGTAAAAACGGAGACGGTAGAGTCGCTGGAAGAGGCGCAGGTTGTTCCTGTTTGGGAGCCGGACACCAGACAGGATGATCAATTAGCACCAGTTACTCAACCAGCTCCTCAACAAAAGCGTGACAATAACGTTAACGAAGTATGTCCGTGGGAAGACGA GGAAAATTGTAGAGTGGATGCACCCTATGTGAAAACATATGCAACTTTAGGTTATTTATAA